A genomic window from Prochlorococcus sp. RS04 includes:
- a CDS encoding RNA-binding protein codes for MIKRVFAILTLTLLFLFSTPVYSLDTSSKSLEKYTKKISNKFTRTYCNTTKFGISYEGALAFAIGETNKEFKNNKLNKLIDYSLLKNSIINDLENNCQVYDFDISNLENLKFN; via the coding sequence ATGATTAAAAGAGTTTTTGCGATATTAACTTTAACTTTGCTTTTTCTTTTTAGTACTCCAGTTTACTCATTAGATACTTCTTCAAAAAGTCTTGAAAAGTATACTAAAAAGATTTCTAACAAGTTCACTAGAACTTACTGCAACACTACCAAATTCGGCATCTCTTATGAAGGAGCTTTGGCATTTGCTATTGGAGAAACTAATAAGGAATTTAAAAATAATAAACTCAATAAGTTGATAGATTATTCTCTACTAAAAAATTCAATAATTAATGATTTAGAAAATAATTGCCAGGTTTATGATTTCGATATTAGTAATTTAGAAAATTTGAAGTTTAACTAG
- the urtD gene encoding urea ABC transporter ATP-binding protein UrtD, with amino-acid sequence MNNKDLLNLIDITVSFEGFLALNKLNLNLKKGELRAVIGPNGAGKTTFLDVITGKVKPTNGEVIFKGKSLVGRKEHKIARLGVGRKFQSPRIFENLTVKENLEISVTTPKSPLNLINKSIKDEQLNEIDRLMKIVNLAQKVNSKAGSLSHGQKQWLEIAMLVGQKPDLMLVDEPVAGLTDEETDLTADLLKSLSGENTVVVIDHDMEFIRRLDSNVSVLNQGTVLCEGTMETIQKDKKVIDVYLGRPED; translated from the coding sequence ATGAATAATAAAGATCTTTTGAATTTAATAGATATTACTGTTAGTTTCGAGGGTTTTTTAGCTCTCAACAAACTTAATTTAAATTTGAAGAAAGGAGAATTAAGAGCTGTAATAGGACCAAATGGCGCAGGTAAAACAACATTTCTTGATGTAATTACTGGAAAGGTTAAGCCAACAAATGGTGAGGTGATATTTAAAGGGAAATCATTAGTAGGTAGAAAGGAGCATAAAATAGCTAGACTTGGTGTTGGAAGAAAGTTCCAAAGTCCAAGAATCTTTGAAAATCTAACAGTTAAAGAAAATCTTGAAATATCGGTGACAACTCCCAAAAGTCCCTTAAACCTTATAAATAAAAGTATTAAGGATGAACAGCTTAATGAGATTGATCGTCTAATGAAGATTGTTAATTTAGCTCAAAAAGTTAATTCTAAAGCTGGATCTTTATCACATGGCCAAAAACAATGGCTCGAGATAGCCATGTTAGTAGGTCAGAAGCCAGATTTAATGTTAGTTGATGAACCTGTTGCCGGTTTGACTGATGAAGAAACTGATCTTACAGCTGATTTATTAAAATCTTTATCGGGAGAAAATACAGTAGTGGTAATTGATCACGATATGGAATTTATAAGAAGACTTGATAGCAATGTTTCAGTATTAAATCAGGGCACAGTATTATGTGAGGGAACGATGGAAACCATACAAAAAGACAAAAAAGTTATTGATGTTTATTTAGGAAGACCTGAGGACTAG
- a CDS encoding Crp/Fnr family transcriptional regulator, with protein sequence MNFHSYGEFPSKSVRIITGQSVLIDPSSRPKGTCLEVESGIARVYCPCEETEGMTLAFLQSGDQLRTDLLCSEGVCVEALTDLSFHSNVNIDENIGFDAVNEWTLQLLRIRHLGNAEQRLQALFSILVNRLGRRCGQWCELPFRLTHERIGELIGSTRVTSTRLISKLRSSELLIAPIGTQTVSVAPSFIETSPL encoded by the coding sequence ATGAATTTCCATAGTTATGGAGAATTCCCTTCAAAATCAGTAAGGATAATAACTGGGCAATCCGTATTAATAGATCCTTCATCAAGACCAAAAGGTACATGCCTGGAAGTTGAAAGTGGAATTGCAAGAGTTTATTGTCCTTGTGAAGAAACTGAAGGGATGACACTTGCATTTTTACAATCAGGTGATCAATTAAGAACAGACCTTTTATGTAGCGAAGGTGTTTGCGTTGAAGCACTAACAGATTTGTCTTTTCATAGCAATGTAAATATTGATGAGAATATTGGTTTCGATGCAGTAAATGAATGGACTTTGCAACTCCTTAGGATTAGGCACTTAGGAAATGCAGAACAGAGATTACAAGCGTTATTTTCAATACTAGTAAATCGTCTAGGTAGAAGATGTGGTCAATGGTGTGAGTTACCTTTTAGGTTAACTCATGAAAGGATTGGCGAATTAATCGGTTCTACACGAGTAACATCAACAAGATTAATTTCGAAATTAAGATCATCTGAGTTATTAATAGCTCCTATCGGGACGCAAACAGTAAGTGTTGCCCCTTCTTTTATTGAAACATCGCCGCTATAA
- the urtE gene encoding urea ABC transporter ATP-binding subunit UrtE — protein sequence MENLLEIKSLNTYYGESHILRDVDLNVKSGEMVCLIGRNGVGKTTLLKSLIGLLKQKKGDIYLIGENINRKAPHQRARKGMAYVPQGREIIPYLSVEENLMLGMESLPGGLSKNKKIDPFIYDLFPILKDFLQRKGGDLSGGQQQQLAIARALLGKPQLLLLDEPTEGIQPNIVLDIENAINQIIRNTGIGVLLVEQHLHFVRQANRYYAMQRGGIVASGNTNELSQAVIDKFLSV from the coding sequence ATGGAAAATTTACTCGAAATAAAATCCTTAAATACTTACTATGGCGAGAGTCATATTCTTAGAGATGTAGATTTAAATGTTAAATCAGGAGAAATGGTTTGTTTGATTGGAAGAAATGGAGTTGGCAAAACAACTTTATTGAAATCACTAATTGGTTTGTTAAAACAAAAAAAAGGCGATATCTATTTGATTGGAGAAAATATCAACAGAAAAGCACCTCATCAGAGGGCTAGAAAAGGAATGGCTTACGTTCCTCAAGGCAGAGAAATTATTCCGTACCTATCAGTTGAAGAGAATCTTATGTTAGGAATGGAGTCTCTACCAGGTGGATTATCTAAGAACAAGAAAATAGATCCATTTATCTATGATCTTTTCCCGATCCTAAAAGATTTTCTTCAAAGGAAAGGAGGAGATCTTAGTGGAGGACAACAACAGCAATTAGCCATTGCAAGAGCATTGCTAGGCAAACCTCAACTTTTATTACTTGACGAACCAACGGAAGGTATTCAGCCGAATATAGTTTTAGACATTGAAAATGCAATTAACCAAATAATTAGAAATACAGGAATTGGTGTTTTATTAGTTGAACAACATTTGCATTTTGTAAGACAAGCCAATAGATATTATGCGATGCAACGCGGAGGTATTGTTGCAAGCGGAAATACTAATGAGTTGAGTCAAGCGGTTATTGATAAATTCTTGAGTGTTTAA
- the urtC gene encoding urea ABC transporter permease subunit UrtC, with product MSLSKIKFDKKIVLSFWIILIALIIAAPAILPVFRLNLLGRYLSLSIVALGVDLIWGYTGLLSLGQGIFFALGGYCAAMYLQITSSSEFPNNIPEFFALYGVEKLPFFWEPFRSPVFTFFSIWIIPALVAGLIGFLVFRNRIKGVYFSILTQASLLVFFNFFNGQQKLINGTNGLKTDVTILFGQMVGSESMQRIFFWITAILVIGAWFFAKWVVKGRFGNILIGIRDDEPRVRFTGYNPVIFKTIIFSIAGGLAGISGALYTVQSGIVSPQFMTVPFSIEMVIWVAVGGRGTLLGAILGAVFINYAKSLVSEALPASWMFIQGGLFILVVTALPEGVLGWIQGDGPRNLLQRFGLKRKIETYPSLEVNNKEGNNE from the coding sequence ATGTCTTTAAGTAAAATTAAATTTGATAAAAAAATAGTATTATCATTCTGGATAATTTTAATAGCCTTAATTATTGCAGCACCAGCTATACTCCCTGTATTTAGACTAAACCTTCTAGGTAGATACTTATCCTTATCCATTGTCGCACTTGGTGTAGATCTCATCTGGGGATATACAGGTTTACTAAGTCTTGGACAAGGTATATTTTTTGCACTAGGTGGATATTGTGCAGCAATGTATTTGCAAATAACCAGCTCCTCTGAATTTCCAAATAATATTCCTGAATTTTTTGCTTTATATGGTGTTGAAAAATTACCTTTTTTCTGGGAACCGTTTAGATCGCCTGTTTTTACCTTCTTCTCTATCTGGATAATTCCAGCATTGGTTGCTGGTTTAATTGGATTTCTTGTTTTCAGAAATAGAATCAAAGGGGTTTATTTTTCTATACTTACTCAAGCTTCTCTTCTTGTATTCTTTAACTTCTTTAATGGACAACAAAAACTTATAAATGGAACAAATGGATTAAAAACAGATGTAACAATACTATTTGGTCAGATGGTAGGCTCTGAGTCTATGCAAAGAATATTCTTTTGGATAACCGCCATACTAGTAATAGGAGCATGGTTTTTTGCAAAGTGGGTAGTTAAAGGAAGATTTGGAAATATCCTTATAGGAATACGAGATGATGAACCAAGAGTTAGGTTTACAGGATACAACCCAGTTATATTCAAGACGATAATATTTTCTATTGCAGGAGGACTCGCAGGAATTTCAGGAGCTTTATATACCGTTCAGTCTGGAATAGTATCCCCTCAATTTATGACGGTTCCATTTTCTATAGAAATGGTTATATGGGTTGCTGTTGGAGGAAGAGGAACTTTATTGGGAGCGATACTAGGAGCAGTTTTCATCAACTATGCAAAAAGTCTTGTAAGTGAAGCTTTACCTGCTAGTTGGATGTTTATTCAAGGAGGGTTATTTATATTGGTTGTAACAGCTCTGCCAGAAGGAGTTTTAGGATGGATTCAAGGAGATGGTCCTAGGAACCTTCTTCAAAGATTTGGTTTGAAAAGGAAGATTGAAACCTATCCAAGCTTAGAAGTTAATAATAAGGAGGGGAATAATGAATAA
- a CDS encoding Rieske (2Fe-2S) protein, with protein MENRQINFFKSKDFNTVLKPFKKGTVVKIDSFDIRENQKELNIGLFGWYAICPSKELKKNKLYYFSLYDEPLVLYRDENKKVRCIKNICPHRGASFFGGTVSDGVITCPYHGAKFSSGGSCQNLNRITCRHIVDNNYDNYAKRIHLSQYKTSEKNGYIFVHFSKKSETDLNNISEDTPISNYELYENGFSHKDYVFEEVLVDFKCDWSRIIENHLDILHIFWVHGDTIPDKDVNKNVLVSFNQKININPKYIESIYYYKNDPTKEFIRIKYIPPGRILIYKGDPSASRYLQVLDHIPLGNNKARVIVRHYRKFLQNKLLNNLLLFKETQRKIFYKIFDEDYMILKTQTYNHDMGFISKDEIKLLGEDRIINYFWKWYKKSEDKDEPWKNTNKSQNLDVYEKVILKYPPEIKKLEIENNLDIIRKTFVRFAAPLIFFMLVI; from the coding sequence ATGGAAAACAGACAAATTAATTTTTTTAAATCAAAAGACTTTAATACCGTTCTTAAGCCATTTAAAAAAGGAACGGTAGTAAAAATTGACTCGTTTGATATTAGAGAAAATCAAAAAGAATTAAATATAGGTTTATTTGGTTGGTATGCAATTTGTCCCTCTAAAGAGCTAAAAAAAAATAAGCTATATTATTTTTCACTCTATGATGAGCCTCTTGTTCTTTATAGAGATGAAAATAAAAAAGTTAGGTGTATTAAAAATATTTGTCCACACAGAGGGGCCTCCTTTTTTGGAGGGACAGTATCAGATGGGGTAATAACCTGCCCATATCATGGAGCTAAGTTTTCATCTGGAGGAAGTTGCCAAAATCTCAACAGAATTACATGTCGCCATATAGTCGATAATAACTACGATAACTATGCCAAAAGAATTCATTTATCTCAATACAAAACTTCAGAAAAAAATGGATATATTTTTGTACATTTTTCTAAAAAATCTGAGACTGATTTAAATAATATAAGTGAAGATACACCTATAAGTAACTACGAATTATATGAAAATGGGTTTTCACATAAGGATTATGTCTTTGAGGAGGTACTAGTTGACTTCAAATGTGATTGGTCAAGGATTATTGAAAATCATCTAGATATCCTTCATATCTTTTGGGTTCATGGCGATACAATCCCCGATAAAGATGTTAATAAAAACGTACTTGTTAGTTTTAACCAGAAAATTAATATTAATCCCAAATACATAGAAAGTATTTATTATTACAAGAATGACCCTACAAAAGAATTTATTCGGATAAAATACATACCTCCAGGAAGGATATTAATCTACAAAGGCGATCCTTCCGCATCAAGATATTTACAAGTTTTAGATCATATTCCTCTAGGAAACAACAAAGCAAGAGTAATAGTTAGACACTATAGGAAATTTCTACAAAATAAACTACTTAATAACCTCTTGTTATTTAAAGAGACTCAAAGAAAGATTTTTTATAAGATATTCGATGAGGATTATATGATTTTAAAAACACAAACATATAATCACGATATGGGATTTATAAGTAAGGATGAAATAAAATTATTAGGAGAAGATAGGATAATAAATTATTTTTGGAAGTGGTACAAGAAGTCTGAAGATAAAGATGAACCGTGGAAAAATACTAACAAATCCCAAAATCTTGATGTATATGAAAAAGTGATATTGAAATATCCACCTGAGATAAAGAAATTAGAAATTGAAAATAATCTTGATATTATTAGAAAAACATTTGTAAGATTTGCTGCTCCGCTAATATTTTTTATGTTAGTAATATAA
- a CDS encoding ABC transporter ATP-binding protein — MLNKFWFDAKNINCFKNDFRVIKDLNLKIGYSENVILIGPNGSGKSSLIEIINRNIYPVVANESKLKIFDKELINLWELRNKISTVNNDIKKRINPNLQVFDLILSGLYGRYCYVQNKSERDSYKVEKIIKKMNITNLSKKNFSYLSDGEKQISLIARALIKKPKILILDEPIANLDYKSKYFVIDKVNELSKLNTKILCVTHDISTITKIYDRVIMLKNGEIIADGEQNKVINSENLNKLYDIQVEVTNNNGIWNIKRLSK; from the coding sequence GTGTTAAATAAATTTTGGTTTGACGCAAAAAATATAAATTGTTTTAAAAATGACTTTAGAGTAATTAAAGATTTAAATTTAAAGATAGGGTATTCAGAAAATGTAATATTAATTGGACCAAATGGTTCAGGTAAATCATCCTTAATTGAAATAATTAATAGAAACATATACCCAGTAGTAGCTAATGAATCAAAACTGAAGATATTTGACAAAGAACTTATAAATTTGTGGGAACTAAGAAATAAAATAAGTACCGTAAATAATGATATAAAAAAAAGAATAAATCCAAATTTACAAGTTTTTGATTTAATCTTGAGTGGACTATATGGAAGATATTGTTACGTACAAAATAAATCTGAAAGAGATTCTTATAAGGTGGAAAAAATCATCAAGAAAATGAATATTACTAATTTATCTAAAAAGAATTTTTCCTACTTATCAGATGGAGAAAAACAAATTTCTCTCATTGCAAGGGCATTAATCAAAAAACCGAAAATCTTAATCCTAGATGAACCAATTGCAAATTTAGATTATAAATCAAAGTATTTTGTAATTGATAAGGTGAATGAATTATCAAAATTAAACACTAAAATTTTATGTGTCACGCATGATATTTCAACGATTACAAAAATTTATGACCGAGTCATTATGTTAAAAAATGGTGAGATAATCGCTGATGGAGAACAAAATAAGGTTATAAATAGTGAAAATCTTAATAAGTTATATGATATTCAAGTAGAGGTAACTAATAATAATGGAATTTGGAATATAAAAAGATTATCTAAATAA
- the urtB gene encoding urea ABC transporter permease subunit UrtB → MELLLDSLFNGVAIGSVLLVAALGLAIVFGLMGVINLAHGELMMLGAYTTYVTQLIFKLPILKPFYNSYIIVSIFLAFIVSGVVGILLEKTIIRKLYGSPLETLLATWGVSLILQQFVRSVPLAYGTGLVISLLIGLFLPTSFPSKIKESINFKYFKFSSWLFAALIGVLTGSVISSSVSKLSRASARNVDVTAPSWMRGQVEIIGTAFPKTRLMIIVITLISVIAITLFLNQSAWGMRIRAVTQNRQMSDCLGISTEKVDIITFGIGSGLAGVAGVAVSLLGSVGPNVGGNYIVGCFMVVVLGGVGNLLGTVLASFGIGIMTDLIGAGRLLSIWPDMPLPLSNTINFFATTSMARVMIFALIVIFLQFKPTGLFPQKGRMVEN, encoded by the coding sequence TTGGAGTTACTTCTCGATAGTCTTTTTAATGGTGTTGCAATCGGATCTGTACTACTTGTTGCTGCATTAGGTCTAGCAATTGTTTTTGGTCTTATGGGTGTAATAAATCTTGCCCATGGAGAACTTATGATGCTTGGGGCTTACACAACATACGTAACACAATTAATTTTCAAATTACCTATATTAAAACCTTTCTACAATTCATACATAATAGTTTCTATTTTCCTTGCTTTTATTGTTAGTGGAGTAGTAGGTATTCTCCTCGAAAAAACTATAATTAGAAAGCTTTATGGAAGTCCACTAGAAACACTTCTCGCAACTTGGGGGGTAAGCTTAATTCTTCAACAATTTGTCAGAAGTGTACCTTTAGCTTATGGGACCGGCCTGGTTATAAGTCTCTTAATTGGTTTATTCTTACCAACATCATTCCCTTCAAAAATTAAAGAATCAATAAATTTCAAATATTTTAAATTTAGTTCTTGGCTATTTGCTGCTTTAATTGGGGTCCTGACAGGTAGCGTAATCTCATCTTCTGTCAGCAAACTTAGTAGAGCAAGCGCTCGAAATGTTGATGTGACAGCACCCTCATGGATGAGAGGTCAAGTAGAAATTATAGGCACTGCATTTCCTAAAACAAGATTAATGATAATTGTCATTACTCTAATCTCTGTAATAGCAATAACATTATTTCTTAATCAAAGTGCTTGGGGGATGCGTATAAGAGCAGTTACTCAGAACCGACAAATGAGTGATTGTCTGGGTATATCTACTGAAAAAGTGGATATTATTACTTTTGGAATTGGATCTGGCTTAGCAGGAGTTGCTGGGGTAGCAGTATCTCTTTTAGGTTCTGTAGGACCGAATGTTGGGGGAAACTATATTGTTGGTTGTTTTATGGTTGTAGTGCTGGGAGGAGTAGGAAATTTATTAGGAACAGTACTTGCTTCATTTGGAATAGGGATAATGACTGATTTAATTGGAGCTGGAAGGCTCTTATCAATATGGCCAGATATGCCTTTACCTTTATCAAACACGATTAACTTTTTTGCAACCACAAGTATGGCAAGAGTAATGATATTTGCACTAATTGTTATATTCCTACAATTTAAACCTACAGGTTTATTTCCTCAAAAAGGAAGGATGGTTGAGAACTAA